The following proteins come from a genomic window of Sardina pilchardus chromosome 1, fSarPil1.1, whole genome shotgun sequence:
- the lpar2b gene encoding LOW QUALITY PROTEIN: lysophosphatidic acid receptor 2b (The sequence of the model RefSeq protein was modified relative to this genomic sequence to represent the inferred CDS: deleted 1 base in 1 codon), with product MDTDTEDQPGCYYNKSVEFFYINSGKNISSVWRPRDYVVVTLGMAVCIIVILANILVMTAIFINRRFHFPIYYLLGNLAAADLFAGTSYLFLMFHTGPWTIKLSKHRWFVRQGLIDTSLTASVINLLAIAVERHQTIFTMTHCHSTMTNRRVVLLILGIWAVAIVMALVPTMGWHCLCDLDECSTMAPMYSRKYLIFWALLNLLTFSVMVAVYTRIFCYVRHKSHRMSQHTSQVKHKETVENLMKTVSMILGAFVICWTPGLVVLLLDGLNCEMCRVLRYEKYFLILAECNSLVNPIIYSYRDKDMRRTFRKILCYLCPARCKQAAGAGGDGDASGVRFNTLDQETRSSRISSWFQTVKNPKEANGTQLELGQDGHLLTSSES from the exons ATGGATACCGACACCGAAGACCAGCCCGGCTGCTACTACAACAAGTCGGTGGAGTTCTTCTACATCAACAGTGGCAAGAACATCAGCTCGGTCTGGCGCCCGCGAGACTACGTGGTCGTCACGCTGGGGATGGCCGTGTGCATCATCGTCATCCTCGCCAACATCCTGGTCATGACGGCCATCTTCATCAACCGCCGGTTCCACTTCCCCATCTACTACCTGCTGGGGAACCTGGCGGCCGCGGACCTGTTCGCCGGAACCTCTTACCTGTTCCTCATGTTCCACACGGGGCCCTGGACCATCAAGCTCTCCAAGCACAGGTGGTTCGTACGACAG gGTCTGATCGACACCAGTCTGACGGCGTCGGTGATCAACCTGCTGGCGATCGCGGTGGAGCGTCACCAGACCATCTTCACCATGACTCA CTGCCACAGCACCATGACCAACCGGCGCGTGGTGCTGCTGATCCTGGGCATCTGGGCCGTGGCCATCGTCATGGCG CTGGTGCCCACCATGGGCTGGCACTGCCTGTGCGACCTCGACGAGTGCTCCACCATGGCGCCCATGTACAG CCGCAAGTACCTGATCTTCTGGGCGTTGCTGAACCTGCTGACGTTCTCGGTGATGGTTGCCGTGTACACGCGCATCTTCTGCTACGTGCGGCACAAGAGCCACCGCATGTCACAGCACACGTCGCAGGTCAAGCACAAGGAGACCGTGGAGAACCTCATGAAGACCGTCAGCATGATCttag gtGCGTTTGTGATCTGCTGGACGCCggggctggtggtgctgctgctggacgggCTGAACTGCGAGATGTGCCGCGTGCTGCGCTACGAGAAGTACTTCCTCATCCTGGCCGAGTGCAACTCGCTCGTCAACCCCATCATCTACTCGTACCGCGACAAGGACATGCGCCGCACCTTCCGCAAGATCCTCTGCTACCTGTGTCCCGCGCGCTGCAAGCAGGCGGCCGGCGCCGGCGGGGACGGGGACGCCTCGGGCGTGCGCTTCAACACGCTGGACCAGGAG ACGAGAAGTTCAAGGATTTCTTCTTGGTTTCAG ACTGTGAAGAACCCAAAGgaggccaacggaacccagctgGAACTCGGGCAGGACGGCCACCTACTGACCTCTTCggaaagctaa